The following are encoded together in the Mycolicibacterium arabiense genome:
- the recG gene encoding ATP-dependent DNA helicase RecG translates to MAALTDRLVHVIGAKSAKPLEEHLGLVTVDDLLRHYPRAYSKGATILEDGESPPFLREGDHVTFVDVIEKAEAKWTNRQPKREFLVITLAGRKPKVTATFFNARYTKRTLVVGTRLMLSGVVGYFRNALQLTHPAFLILEGPQAGKGSKSLAKVASTTDDGEVDLSVFERDFFPIYPATAKVQSWDVYACIRQVLDVLDPVDDPLPQSLKDQFYLFSQDEALRAIHLTENEGDRDRARERLAMDEAVGLQWALMLRRHGDLAATGPIAPAWDGGIAAALRRQLPFELTAGQREVLEVLTAELASTTPMHRMLQGEVGSGKTIVSVIAMAQMVDAGYQCALLAPTEVLAAQHARSIRDVLGPLATAGELGGEDGATRVALLTGSMTAPQKRQVRQEIASGEAGIVIGTHALIQDSVEFQNLGLVVVDEQHRFGVDQRDRLRAKASGGITPHLLVMTATPIPRTVALTVYGDLETSTLRELPRGRQPISTTAIFTREERHKKWLGRAWQRVREEVAAGRQAYVVASRIDESEKDGAAQAGPPAVTVLELLEGLSHGELAGLRLGLMHGRLSGDEKDAVMTAFRAGEIDVLVCTTVIEVGVDVPNATVMVVMDADRFGISQLHQLRGRIGRGQHPSVCLLVTNLPEASKAGARLKAVASTLDGFALADLDLAERREGDVLGLTQSGRPITLKMLSLAEHRSIIEAAREFAEHVYETDPRLVEHRGVETLAAPFVATEAVEYLDKA, encoded by the coding sequence ATGGCCGCGCTGACCGACCGCCTCGTCCACGTCATCGGCGCCAAGTCCGCGAAGCCGCTGGAGGAGCACCTCGGGCTGGTGACCGTCGACGACCTGCTGCGCCACTACCCGCGTGCGTACAGCAAGGGCGCCACGATCCTGGAGGACGGGGAGTCTCCGCCGTTCCTTCGGGAAGGCGACCACGTCACGTTCGTCGACGTGATCGAGAAGGCCGAGGCGAAGTGGACGAACAGGCAACCCAAGCGCGAGTTCCTCGTCATCACGCTGGCCGGCCGGAAGCCGAAGGTGACGGCCACCTTCTTCAACGCGAGGTACACCAAGCGGACACTGGTCGTGGGCACGCGGCTGATGCTCAGTGGCGTGGTCGGCTACTTCCGCAACGCGCTGCAGCTCACGCACCCCGCGTTCCTCATCCTCGAGGGCCCGCAGGCGGGCAAGGGGTCCAAGTCGCTGGCGAAGGTAGCCTCCACGACCGACGACGGCGAGGTCGACCTGTCGGTGTTCGAGCGGGACTTCTTCCCCATCTACCCGGCGACGGCGAAGGTCCAGAGCTGGGACGTCTATGCCTGTATCCGACAGGTCCTCGACGTCCTCGACCCCGTGGACGATCCGCTGCCCCAGTCCCTGAAGGACCAGTTCTATCTGTTCTCCCAGGACGAGGCACTGCGGGCGATCCACCTGACCGAGAACGAGGGTGATCGCGATCGCGCCCGCGAGCGTCTGGCGATGGACGAGGCCGTCGGCCTGCAGTGGGCGCTGATGCTGCGCAGGCACGGCGATCTCGCCGCCACGGGTCCGATCGCACCGGCGTGGGACGGGGGAATCGCGGCGGCGCTGCGCCGACAGCTGCCCTTCGAATTGACCGCCGGTCAGCGCGAGGTCCTCGAGGTGCTGACCGCCGAGCTGGCCTCGACCACGCCCATGCACCGCATGCTGCAGGGCGAAGTCGGGTCGGGCAAGACGATCGTCTCGGTGATCGCGATGGCGCAGATGGTCGACGCCGGATATCAGTGCGCCCTGCTCGCACCCACGGAAGTGCTTGCGGCACAACATGCCCGGTCCATTCGCGACGTACTCGGGCCGCTCGCGACGGCCGGTGAACTGGGCGGGGAGGACGGCGCCACCAGGGTGGCGCTGCTGACCGGGTCGATGACAGCGCCGCAGAAGCGGCAGGTGCGCCAGGAGATCGCCAGCGGGGAGGCGGGCATCGTCATCGGCACCCACGCCCTCATTCAGGATTCGGTCGAGTTCCAGAACCTCGGTCTCGTCGTCGTCGACGAGCAGCACCGCTTCGGAGTCGATCAGCGAGATCGGTTGCGAGCCAAGGCCAGCGGCGGTATCACACCGCACCTGCTGGTGATGACGGCCACGCCGATCCCGCGGACGGTTGCGCTGACCGTCTACGGCGACCTCGAGACGTCGACGCTGCGCGAACTGCCACGGGGGCGTCAGCCGATCTCGACCACCGCCATCTTCACCCGCGAGGAGCGGCACAAGAAGTGGCTGGGCCGGGCGTGGCAGCGGGTGCGCGAGGAGGTCGCCGCGGGACGGCAGGCCTACGTCGTCGCGTCGCGCATCGACGAATCGGAGAAGGACGGTGCCGCCCAGGCAGGCCCGCCTGCGGTGACGGTGCTCGAATTGCTCGAGGGGCTGAGCCACGGCGAGCTGGCCGGGCTGCGTCTCGGGCTCATGCACGGCCGCCTGTCGGGTGACGAGAAGGACGCGGTGATGACGGCGTTCCGGGCGGGGGAGATCGACGTCCTGGTGTGTACCACCGTGATCGAGGTCGGCGTCGACGTCCCCAACGCGACGGTGATGGTCGTGATGGACGCCGACCGGTTCGGCATCAGTCAGCTGCACCAGCTGCGGGGACGCATCGGCCGCGGACAGCACCCCAGCGTCTGCCTGCTCGTCACCAATCTGCCCGAGGCGTCGAAGGCAGGTGCGCGGCTCAAGGCGGTGGCGTCCACTCTCGACGGGTTCGCACTCGCCGACCTCGATCTGGCCGAACGCCGCGAGGGCGACGTGCTGGGCCTGACCCAGAGCGGGCGGCCGATCACGCTCAAGATGTTGTCGCTGGCAGAACATCGCAGCATCATCGAAGCCGCCCGTGAATTCGCCGAGCACGTGTACGAGACCGATCCGCGCCTCGTCGAACACCGCGGAGTCGAGACCCTCGCAGCGCCGTTCGTGGCCACCGAGGCCGTCGAGTACCTGGACAAGGCGTGA
- the rpmB gene encoding 50S ribosomal protein L28, producing MAAVCDVCAKGPGFGKSVSHSHRRTSRRWNPNIQTVRAVDRPGGNKRRINVCTSCLKAGKVSRG from the coding sequence ATGGCTGCCGTATGCGATGTCTGCGCAAAGGGCCCCGGCTTCGGCAAGTCGGTTTCGCACTCCCATCGCCGGACCAGCCGCCGCTGGAACCCGAACATCCAGACGGTGCGCGCCGTCGACCGTCCCGGTGGCAACAAGCGGCGGATCAACGTCTGCACGTCGTGCCTCAAGGCCGGCAAGGTCTCGCGGGGCTAG
- a CDS encoding DAK2 domain-containing protein: MSAAVLDGTTLRVWAHAAVDGLSAHADEINRLNVFPVADADTGTNMLFTMRSAATAADQPGVAADVVAVSSALSEGALHGARGNSGVILSQILRGLAEVTADAADQRSGDLTVIDAATFGAALRHAVGLIAASVGDVVPGTIVSVLQAAAGAAEEHAEAADLVTTLRAASDAASVALDHTRDQLDVLTEAGVVDAGGRGLLVLLDALTEVLTGDAPHRRRYEPASVGAITADATPPQFEVMYLLAGCDHAAVETLRARLERLGDSVAIASSGSGEHYSVHVHADDAGGAVEAALDLGALSRVQITALSTGLRPQPDRAARDRAVLAVVDGGGAHELFAGEGATVVVPDADSPVRAQHLLRALVDTGAGQVMVLPNGYVAAEELVAGCTAAIDRGIDVVPVPTGSMVQGLAALAVHDPARAAVDDGYTMARAAASARHGSVRVATEEALTWAGTCRPGDGLGIAGDEVLIVGADVATAGAGLIDLLLLSGGELVTVLTGADVDAGVGEALRDHVHREHLGTELVTYHTGHRGDVLLIGVE; this comes from the coding sequence ATGTCGGCTGCTGTGCTCGACGGGACCACCCTGCGAGTTTGGGCGCACGCCGCGGTCGACGGCCTGAGCGCTCACGCCGACGAGATCAACCGGCTCAACGTGTTCCCCGTCGCCGACGCCGATACGGGCACCAACATGCTGTTCACCATGCGGTCGGCCGCCACCGCTGCCGACCAGCCCGGCGTCGCGGCGGACGTCGTCGCGGTGTCGAGCGCGCTGTCCGAAGGCGCGCTGCACGGTGCGCGCGGCAACTCCGGGGTCATCCTCTCGCAGATCCTGCGGGGCCTGGCCGAGGTGACCGCCGACGCCGCTGACCAGCGCTCCGGCGACCTGACGGTCATCGACGCCGCGACGTTCGGCGCCGCCCTGCGCCACGCCGTCGGCCTGATCGCCGCGTCGGTCGGCGACGTCGTCCCCGGCACCATCGTGTCGGTGCTGCAGGCTGCGGCAGGCGCGGCCGAGGAACACGCGGAGGCGGCCGATCTGGTCACGACGCTGCGCGCCGCGTCCGACGCCGCGTCGGTGGCACTCGACCACACCCGCGACCAACTCGACGTCCTCACCGAGGCCGGCGTGGTCGACGCGGGCGGGCGTGGCCTGCTCGTCCTGCTCGACGCCCTGACCGAGGTGCTCACCGGGGACGCACCGCACCGCAGGCGCTACGAACCCGCGTCCGTCGGGGCGATCACCGCCGACGCGACACCGCCGCAGTTCGAGGTGATGTACCTGCTCGCGGGCTGCGACCACGCCGCCGTCGAGACGTTGCGCGCCCGCCTCGAACGACTCGGCGACTCCGTCGCCATCGCCTCGTCGGGCAGCGGCGAGCACTACTCGGTGCACGTCCACGCCGACGACGCGGGCGGCGCCGTCGAAGCCGCGCTGGACCTCGGCGCGCTGAGCCGCGTCCAGATCACCGCACTGTCCACGGGGCTGCGGCCACAGCCCGACCGCGCGGCACGCGACCGGGCGGTGTTGGCCGTCGTCGACGGCGGCGGCGCGCACGAACTGTTCGCGGGCGAGGGCGCCACCGTGGTGGTGCCCGACGCCGACTCGCCGGTGCGGGCCCAGCATCTGTTGCGCGCGCTCGTCGACACCGGCGCCGGTCAGGTGATGGTGCTCCCCAACGGCTACGTCGCCGCCGAGGAACTCGTGGCGGGCTGCACGGCGGCGATCGACCGCGGCATCGACGTCGTCCCGGTGCCGACGGGGTCGATGGTCCAGGGGCTCGCCGCGCTGGCGGTGCACGATCCCGCCCGCGCCGCGGTCGACGACGGCTACACGATGGCGCGCGCCGCCGCGAGCGCCCGGCACGGGTCGGTGCGGGTGGCCACCGAGGAAGCGTTGACCTGGGCCGGTACCTGCCGCCCGGGCGACGGTCTCGGCATCGCGGGCGACGAGGTGCTGATCGTCGGCGCCGACGTCGCCACCGCCGGGGCCGGTCTGATCGACCTGCTGTTGCTCTCCGGCGGCGAGCTGGTCACCGTGCTGACCGGGGCCGACGTCGACGCGGGCGTCGGGGAGGCGCTGCGCGACCACGTCCACAGGGAGCACCTTGGCACCGAACTGGTCACCTATCACACCGGTCACCGGGGTGACGTGCTGCTGATCGGAGTGGAGTAG
- a CDS encoding HNH endonuclease family protein, producing the protein MKRVAWLAAGVALAVLVAVQVTSAARQDAPFIARAEVPTVAPGVDVLAGVVEIPVRVRAHDYRRAAFGESWTDDTSAPGGRNGCDTRNDILDRDLIEKTYVSIKRCPTAVATGVLHDPYSNAVIAFTRGNQVGAAVQIDHLVPLALAWDLGAFAWPEDLRVRFANDPANLIAVAGAVNQDKGDAEPADWMPPNRAFWCQYSVQFAEVLRGYALPIDQRSAVVLRDAAATCPVG; encoded by the coding sequence GTGAAGCGGGTCGCGTGGCTGGCGGCGGGTGTCGCGCTCGCAGTCCTCGTCGCCGTCCAGGTCACGTCGGCGGCGCGGCAGGACGCGCCGTTCATCGCGCGCGCCGAAGTACCGACCGTGGCTCCCGGCGTCGACGTGCTGGCAGGCGTCGTCGAGATACCGGTGCGCGTCCGCGCCCACGACTACCGCAGGGCGGCGTTCGGCGAGTCGTGGACCGACGACACCAGTGCACCGGGCGGCCGCAACGGCTGCGACACCCGCAACGACATCCTCGACCGGGACCTGATCGAGAAGACCTACGTGTCGATCAAGCGGTGCCCTACCGCCGTTGCGACCGGTGTGCTGCACGACCCGTACTCCAACGCGGTGATCGCCTTCACGCGCGGCAATCAGGTGGGTGCGGCAGTGCAGATCGACCACCTCGTGCCGCTCGCGCTGGCATGGGATCTCGGCGCGTTCGCCTGGCCCGAGGACCTGCGGGTGCGCTTCGCCAACGATCCGGCCAATCTGATCGCGGTGGCCGGTGCGGTCAACCAGGACAAGGGCGATGCGGAACCGGCCGACTGGATGCCGCCGAATCGGGCCTTCTGGTGCCAGTATTCGGTGCAGTTCGCCGAGGTGCTGCGCGGCTACGCGCTACCGATCGATCAGCGATCGGCGGTGGTGCTGCGCGATGCCGCGGCCACCTGCCCGGTGGGCTGA
- a CDS encoding thiamine-phosphate kinase has translation MSDERPTLAGLGEFAVIDGLVAGRTQSANVTVGPGDDAAVVVTGDGRVVVSTDMLVEGRHFRLDWSTPHDVGRKAIAQNAADIEAMGATATAFVVGFGAPGDTAAEAATALSDGMWAEAARTGAGIVGGDLVAAPQWVISVTALGDLGGRAPVLLDGARPGDVLAVVGDLGRSAAGFELWRNDVRGFDELRASHLVPELAYGQGPAAADAGATAMTDVSDGLIADLGHVARASGVGIDVSTSSLSGRHDALLAAAAATGVDPWAWVLGGGEDHALVATFPTSPPDGWRVIGTVVDGPARVLVDGAAWGGASGWQSF, from the coding sequence ATGAGCGACGAGCGGCCCACGCTGGCCGGGCTCGGCGAGTTCGCGGTCATCGACGGATTGGTCGCGGGCCGCACGCAGTCCGCCAACGTGACGGTGGGTCCCGGCGACGACGCCGCCGTCGTGGTCACCGGCGACGGGCGGGTGGTCGTCTCGACCGACATGCTCGTCGAGGGCAGGCACTTTCGGCTCGACTGGTCCACCCCCCACGACGTCGGCCGAAAGGCGATCGCGCAGAACGCCGCCGACATCGAGGCGATGGGCGCGACGGCCACGGCGTTCGTGGTCGGCTTCGGGGCGCCCGGCGACACCGCGGCCGAGGCCGCGACGGCGCTGTCGGACGGCATGTGGGCGGAGGCGGCGCGTACCGGCGCGGGCATCGTGGGCGGGGACCTGGTCGCCGCCCCGCAATGGGTGATCTCGGTGACGGCGCTGGGTGACCTCGGTGGGCGGGCGCCGGTGCTGCTCGATGGCGCCCGGCCCGGTGACGTGCTCGCGGTGGTGGGTGACCTCGGACGGTCCGCCGCGGGATTCGAGCTGTGGCGCAACGACGTTCGCGGTTTCGACGAGCTGCGGGCGAGTCACCTGGTGCCGGAGTTGGCCTATGGGCAGGGTCCTGCTGCCGCCGACGCGGGTGCGACCGCGATGACCGACGTCTCCGACGGCCTGATCGCCGACCTCGGGCACGTGGCCCGGGCGTCCGGTGTCGGCATCGACGTGTCGACGTCGTCGCTGTCCGGCCGGCACGACGCGTTGCTCGCGGCCGCCGCGGCGACGGGCGTTGACCCGTGGGCATGGGTGCTCGGCGGTGGTGAGGACCACGCGCTCGTCGCCACGTTCCCGACGTCGCCGCCGGACGGCTGGCGTGTCATCGGGACGGTGGTCGACGGGCCTGCCCGGGTCCTGGTGGACGGCGCGGCGTGGGGTGGGGCGTCGGGCTGGCAGTCCTTCTAG
- a CDS encoding uracil-DNA glycosylase, whose protein sequence is MAARPLNEIVEAGWARALEPVAEQVGAMGEFLRSEIAAGERYLPAGENVLRAFTFPFDAVRVLIVGQDPYPTPGHAVGLSFSVAPDVRPIPRSLDNIFKEYATDLGHPAPSTGDLTPWSQRGVMLLNRVLTVRPGTPASHRGKGWEAVTERAIRSLVERPQPLVAVLWGRDAATLKPMLTGERCRTIESVHPSPLSASRGFFGSRPFSRTNELLAELGAEPIDWQLP, encoded by the coding sequence ATGGCTGCCCGTCCCCTGAATGAGATCGTCGAGGCGGGCTGGGCCCGTGCACTGGAGCCCGTCGCCGAGCAGGTGGGCGCCATGGGCGAATTCCTGCGCTCGGAGATCGCGGCGGGGGAGCGCTACCTGCCCGCGGGCGAGAACGTGTTGCGCGCGTTCACGTTTCCGTTCGACGCGGTGCGCGTGCTGATCGTGGGACAGGACCCCTATCCCACGCCCGGTCACGCGGTCGGGCTGAGCTTCTCGGTGGCGCCCGACGTGCGGCCGATACCGCGCAGCTTGGACAACATCTTCAAGGAGTACGCCACGGATCTCGGACATCCCGCGCCGTCGACCGGTGACCTGACACCGTGGTCGCAGCGCGGGGTGATGCTCCTCAACAGGGTGCTGACCGTGCGCCCCGGCACGCCGGCGTCGCATCGCGGCAAGGGCTGGGAGGCCGTCACCGAACGCGCGATCCGCTCGCTCGTCGAACGCCCGCAGCCGCTCGTCGCGGTGCTGTGGGGACGCGATGCCGCAACGCTCAAGCCCATGCTGACCGGCGAGCGGTGCCGCACCATCGAGTCGGTGCATCCGTCGCCGCTGTCGGCGTCACGGGGATTCTTCGGGTCCCGGCCGTTCAGCCGGACCAACGAGCTGCTGGCCGAACTGGGTGCCGAGCCCATCGACTGGCAGCTGCCCTAG
- a CDS encoding serine hydrolase, which yields MAVGVVAAGFIVVAQGRSEHDAPHSPPPAVPVRALRSIPVPAAPPSPLPLDELQPSFEQLAATLPADVGVAVSAGDVTMTYGNWQTGAAWSTIKVPLAIAAIRKDPAAAEPLVDAAITQSDNAAADQLWDSLGTPTDAGAAVQQVLADGNNAGVGVQTTQVRPPYSPYGQTTWSLEQAARFAFTLPCLAVDSLLGQMADIATDQQWGFAGDTGVAAKGGWGPEADGGYLVRQIALVGDGPDSFGVAVAAKPNDGTFATGTAMLDQLANWVGDHRTQLPKGNCAG from the coding sequence GTGGCCGTCGGAGTGGTGGCTGCCGGCTTCATCGTGGTGGCGCAAGGCCGATCGGAACACGACGCCCCTCACTCACCGCCGCCGGCGGTTCCGGTCAGGGCACTGCGGTCGATACCGGTTCCAGCAGCGCCTCCGTCGCCGCTGCCTCTCGACGAACTCCAACCAAGCTTCGAGCAACTGGCGGCAACCCTCCCAGCCGATGTCGGTGTCGCGGTCTCGGCTGGCGACGTGACGATGACGTACGGCAACTGGCAGACCGGGGCAGCATGGTCGACTATCAAGGTGCCCCTGGCCATCGCCGCTATACGAAAGGATCCCGCTGCAGCCGAGCCATTGGTAGATGCGGCAATCACGCAGTCGGACAACGCCGCCGCCGATCAACTGTGGGACTCCCTGGGTACGCCGACCGATGCCGGGGCGGCGGTGCAACAGGTTCTCGCAGACGGCAACAACGCAGGTGTCGGCGTACAGACGACCCAGGTCCGACCCCCGTACAGCCCCTATGGTCAAACCACCTGGTCGTTGGAACAGGCGGCACGTTTCGCCTTCACTTTGCCCTGTTTGGCCGTGGACTCGCTACTCGGCCAAATGGCTGACATCGCAACCGATCAGCAGTGGGGCTTCGCCGGTGACACAGGCGTAGCGGCCAAGGGCGGATGGGGACCGGAAGCGGATGGTGGATACCTAGTCCGCCAGATCGCTTTGGTCGGAGACGGACCCGATTCCTTCGGTGTAGCCGTCGCCGCCAAGCCCAACGACGGCACATTCGCTACGGGTACTGCAATGCTGGACCAGCTAGCCAACTGGGTCGGGGACCATCGCACCCAGCTGCCGAAAGGGAACTGTGCCGGCTGA